The Myxosarcina sp. GI1 genome has a segment encoding these proteins:
- a CDS encoding bleomycin hydrolase produces MLDAFSRSVVSADSKTACIGGEELQSLKNFISEGNKRLDAVNTIASNASCIVSDAVAGIVCENQGLIQPGGNCYPNRRMAACLRDGEIILRYITYALLAGDASVLEDRCLNGLKETYTALGVPLQSSGRAVAIMKASAIAHINNTNTEEQAGKRFRRMEMKDGDCSAISSEAASYFDRVISGLS; encoded by the coding sequence ATGCTTGACGCTTTTTCCAGATCCGTAGTTAGTGCTGATAGCAAAACTGCTTGCATTGGTGGTGAAGAACTACAATCTCTAAAAAACTTTATTTCCGAAGGTAACAAACGTTTAGACGCAGTTAATACTATTGCTAGTAATGCTAGCTGTATCGTTTCCGATGCTGTAGCAGGAATCGTTTGCGAAAACCAGGGTTTGATTCAACCAGGCGGAAACTGCTATCCCAACCGTCGCATGGCTGCTTGCTTGCGCGATGGCGAAATCATTCTTCGCTATATCACTTACGCTTTGCTAGCTGGTGATGCTTCTGTGTTAGAAGATCGTTGTTTGAATGGTTTAAAAGAAACCTACACTGCTCTTGGCGTACCCCTTCAGTCTTCTGGTCGCGCTGTGGCAATTATGAAAGCATCTGCGATCGCTCACATCAACAACACCAACACTGAAGAGCAAGCTGGTAAAAGATTCCGCAGAATGGAAATGAAGGACGGCGATTGTTCGGCAATCAGTTCTGAAGCTGCTAGCTATTTCGATCGCGTAATTTCTGGTCTTAGCTAG
- a CDS encoding bleomycin hydrolase, with the protein MKSVVTTVVSAADAAGRFPSSSDLQSVQGSLQRSAARMEAAEKLASGIDKVAQEAYDVVFKKYSYLTDSGEAGDTQVKKDKCMRDIKHYMRLINYCLIVGGTGPLDEWGIAGQREVYRSLNLPTGPYVEAMRYTRDRACAPRDLSEQALVEFRYYLDYVIESLS; encoded by the coding sequence ATGAAATCTGTTGTTACCACAGTCGTATCTGCTGCTGATGCCGCAGGACGCTTCCCCAGTTCCTCTGACCTACAGTCAGTTCAAGGAAGCTTACAGCGTTCTGCCGCCCGTATGGAGGCTGCTGAAAAGCTTGCAAGCGGTATCGACAAAGTCGCTCAAGAAGCTTACGACGTAGTATTTAAAAAATATTCCTACCTCACCGATTCGGGTGAAGCAGGAGATACTCAAGTTAAAAAAGATAAGTGCATGCGCGATATCAAGCACTACATGCGTCTAATTAACTACTGTCTAATTGTCGGTGGTACTGGTCCTTTAGACGAATGGGGTATTGCAGGACAGCGCGAAGTATATCGCTCTTTGAACCTTCCTACAGGTCCTTACGTCGAAGCTATGCGCTATACTCGCGATCGCGCTTGCGCTCCTCGCGACTTATCAGAGCAGGCTTTAGTAGAATTCCGCTACTACCTAGACTATGTAATCGAGTCTTTATCTTAA
- a CDS encoding HEAT repeat domain-containing protein: MTTDSLFERLKHPNPNLRKKAMRELAAARDENTIPRLMSILSEEDVTYRRTAVKTLGVIGTDAVPFVVKSLLNSDNVTVKSSCAKALAQISAHHPDLPFPEEGIIGLKQALDDPNPIVNIPAVMALGEIGTTAFEILVETLNTTDNLAVAVAILNALGSMGDSRAIEVLSNLSQDETADTYIRESATSALSRLEMVIQYNTKDRS; the protein is encoded by the coding sequence ATGACCACCGACTCTCTATTTGAAAGATTAAAACATCCCAATCCTAATTTGAGAAAAAAAGCAATGAGGGAATTAGCTGCGGCTCGTGACGAAAATACCATACCTCGCCTGATGAGTATTTTAAGTGAGGAAGATGTCACCTATCGTCGTACGGCGGTCAAGACTTTGGGAGTAATTGGTACTGACGCAGTACCTTTTGTTGTAAAATCTTTATTGAATAGTGATAATGTTACGGTAAAGTCTAGCTGTGCTAAAGCTCTAGCTCAAATATCCGCACATCATCCCGATCTGCCTTTTCCCGAGGAAGGTATTATAGGTTTAAAACAGGCACTTGACGATCCCAACCCTATAGTTAATATTCCTGCTGTAATGGCACTAGGAGAAATTGGCACTACTGCTTTTGAGATTTTAGTTGAGACTCTCAACACTACCGACAATTTAGCAGTAGCCGTAGCCATTCTCAATGCTCTTGGTTCTATGGGAGATAGCCGTGCCATTGAAGTGTTGAGTAATTTAAGTCAAGACGAAACTGCCGATACTTATATCCGTGAGTCTGCTACTAGTGCCTTATCCCGTTTAGAAATGGTCATTCAATATAACACAAAAGATCGAAGCTAA
- a CDS encoding diguanylate cyclase encodes MSQSLQSHHEKILVIDDREDNLQLLSMLLDLYGYQVKLVSSGSLALEQIKIAPPDLILLDISMPEMSGYEVCRLLKNNPHTNNIPVIFISASTEALDKIEAFESGGSDYITKPFQVEEVIARVKNQLELYRLQTELKVKNSSLEHEIRQRQAVESKLLELNQKLSALATLDGLTQVANRRRFDEFFEREWRRLQREKLPLAIILCDIDHFKRYNDYFGHQAGDECLKQVARTIFNAVNRPADLVARYGGEEFVVILPKTIGKNALNVAEKIRLSVEKLKLNHPQSSASQYVSLSLGVASVVPSPSYNRVQLLEAADRCLYEAKERGRNRAVLRTID; translated from the coding sequence ATGTCACAGAGCTTGCAATCCCATCATGAAAAGATTTTAGTAATTGACGATCGAGAAGATAATTTACAATTGCTTTCAATGTTACTTGACTTATATGGATACCAAGTCAAGTTAGTAAGTAGCGGTAGCCTGGCTCTCGAACAGATTAAGATAGCACCACCCGACCTCATTTTGCTAGATATAAGTATGCCTGAAATGAGCGGCTATGAAGTATGTAGACTACTTAAAAACAATCCCCATACTAACAATATTCCCGTAATTTTTATTAGTGCATCGACCGAAGCTCTAGACAAAATAGAAGCTTTTGAGTCTGGTGGTAGCGATTATATTACCAAGCCTTTTCAAGTAGAAGAAGTTATCGCCAGAGTTAAAAATCAATTAGAACTATATCGCTTACAAACAGAACTAAAAGTAAAAAATTCAAGTTTAGAACACGAAATTCGTCAGCGACAAGCAGTTGAAAGTAAATTATTAGAATTAAATCAAAAATTGAGTGCTTTGGCTACTCTCGATGGTTTGACTCAAGTAGCTAACCGTCGTCGTTTTGATGAGTTTTTCGAGCGAGAATGGCGGCGTTTGCAAAGAGAAAAACTGCCTCTCGCTATAATTCTTTGTGACATCGATCATTTCAAACGATACAATGACTATTTCGGTCATCAAGCAGGAGATGAATGTTTGAAGCAAGTTGCTCGCACTATATTTAATGCAGTCAATCGTCCTGCCGATTTAGTTGCTCGCTACGGGGGAGAAGAATTTGTGGTAATTCTACCCAAGACAATAGGTAAAAATGCTCTGAATGTAGCAGAAAAAATTCGTTTAAGTGTTGAAAAACTAAAGTTAAACCATCCTCAATCTTCTGCCAGTCAATATGTCTCTCTTAGTTTGGGAGTAGCAAGTGTCGTTCCCAGTCCGAGCTACAACCGAGTACAGCTTTTAGAAGCTGCCGATCGCTGTCTTTACGAAGCAAAAGAACGCGGACGCAATCGCGCAGTATTGCGAACGATAGATTGA
- a CDS encoding peptidylprolyl isomerase, with amino-acid sequence MATNPIVTQPLKDLVVAENAANTTLNLLQYFDDPFTTGQVARFVLGDRSLGNNGVTDVLLFDQADEGAPQTVENFINYVNDGDYANSIIHRSIPDFVIQGGGFTVENLAIEPIPTDPPVANEFSADRSNVRGTIAMAKLGSDPNSATSQWFFNLADNSANLDSQNSGFTVFGEVLSEEYLATVDAIAELPVFDGSSFFGQPALTDLPLNIEDTDNPTVDDDSDLVRFNNVTLRQEDELEFEVVSNSNPDLVNVTVDEGKLDLDYAEDIAGEAEIIIRATDLLGDSVEETFEVTVTPNLGSTVYRFLNQDTGTHLYTTSEAERQNIIDNLPNYTSEGKSYVSVDPLTGDPEPQTVYRFLNRDTGTHLYTTSEVEKESVEENLSNFNLESESFAAYEEQQPGTIPVYRFYNTETGAHFYTPSVVERDFVRENLLNYDSEGIAYYAFGVSE; translated from the coding sequence ATGGCTACCAACCCAATAGTTACCCAACCTCTTAAAGATCTGGTTGTTGCTGAAAACGCTGCCAATACCACGCTCAATCTATTACAGTATTTTGACGATCCTTTTACTACAGGTCAGGTAGCACGTTTTGTACTTGGCGATCGCTCTTTAGGCAATAATGGCGTAACCGATGTACTATTGTTCGACCAAGCTGATGAGGGTGCGCCTCAGACAGTAGAAAACTTTATTAACTACGTCAACGATGGTGATTATGCCAATTCCATCATCCATCGTTCTATTCCCGACTTTGTAATTCAGGGGGGAGGATTTACAGTTGAAAATCTGGCAATAGAACCAATTCCCACCGATCCCCCTGTAGCCAATGAATTTAGTGCCGATAGGTCTAATGTCAGAGGAACTATTGCAATGGCAAAATTGGGCAGCGATCCCAATAGTGCTACCAGCCAATGGTTTTTTAATCTAGCAGATAATTCAGCTAATCTTGACAGTCAAAATAGTGGATTTACCGTTTTTGGCGAGGTACTGAGTGAAGAATATTTAGCTACCGTCGATGCTATAGCCGAACTCCCTGTGTTTGACGGCAGCAGTTTTTTTGGTCAGCCCGCTCTAACCGATTTACCTCTAAATATAGAAGATACAGATAATCCTACTGTAGATGATGACAGCGATTTAGTACGCTTTAATAATGTTACTCTACGACAAGAAGATGAACTTGAATTTGAGGTCGTCAGTAACTCCAATCCCGACTTAGTAAACGTAACGGTTGATGAAGGCAAACTCGATCTCGATTATGCCGAAGATATTGCTGGTGAAGCAGAAATTATAATTCGAGCTACGGATTTGCTTGGAGATTCTGTGGAAGAAACTTTTGAAGTGACGGTAACTCCAAACTTGGGTTCGACAGTATATCGCTTTCTCAATCAAGATACGGGAACCCATCTGTATACTACTTCTGAAGCGGAACGACAAAATATAATAGACAACTTGCCTAACTATACTTCCGAAGGAAAATCTTATGTTAGCGTCGATCCTCTAACAGGAGATCCAGAACCCCAAACAGTATATCGCTTTCTCAATCGGGATACGGGTACTCATTTATATACTACTTCTGAAGTAGAAAAAGAGTCAGTAGAAGAGAACTTAAGCAACTTCAATCTAGAAAGTGAATCATTTGCTGCTTACGAAGAACAGCAGCCAGGAACGATTCCAGTCTATCGTTTTTATAATACCGAGACGGGAGCGCATTTTTACACCCCCTCAGTTGTAGAACGAGATTTTGTTAGAGAAAATTTACTTAACTATGACTCTGAGGGAATTGCTTACTATGCCTTTGGCGTATCTGAATAA
- a CDS encoding ABC transporter ATP-binding protein: MFLEINKLNKHFNTKKGNLVVLKDINISIDKSEFVCAVGASGSGKSTLLRQIAGLDSPTSGEVKLDGKTIKGPGPDRGMVFQHYTLYPWMSVQENTEFGLKLQSVPGKIRREQASYYLSVVGLAKFAQSLPNELSGGMKQRVAIARALVSEPKVLLMDEPFGALDIHTKESMHEFMLDLWQRTGITIFMITHDVEEAVFLSNRIFALGSRPGTVRKVVTVNLPNRTPIVKRHSIFHDYRDEMMELLRQHGKEALAVV, from the coding sequence ATGTTTCTAGAAATTAATAAACTCAATAAACATTTCAATACCAAGAAAGGAAACTTGGTAGTTCTCAAAGATATCAACATTTCCATCGATAAAAGCGAATTTGTTTGTGCTGTAGGAGCATCTGGTTCTGGCAAATCTACCTTATTGCGACAGATTGCTGGCTTAGATAGTCCAACCAGCGGCGAGGTCAAGCTTGATGGCAAAACCATCAAAGGACCTGGACCCGATCGCGGCATGGTGTTTCAACACTACACCCTTTATCCCTGGATGAGCGTACAGGAAAATACCGAATTTGGACTCAAGCTACAAAGCGTCCCTGGCAAGATTCGTAGAGAGCAAGCTAGCTATTATTTGAGCGTCGTGGGACTCGCTAAATTTGCTCAATCCTTGCCGAATGAGCTATCGGGTGGAATGAAACAACGAGTGGCGATCGCTCGCGCCCTAGTCTCCGAACCAAAAGTACTGTTGATGGACGAACCGTTTGGTGCTTTGGATATCCATACTAAAGAATCGATGCACGAATTCATGCTCGATCTTTGGCAGCGCACGGGCATTACTATTTTTATGATTACCCATGATGTCGAGGAAGCCGTTTTTCTCTCAAATCGGATCTTTGCCTTGGGTTCTCGTCCCGGTACGGTAAGAAAGGTAGTTACTGTTAATCTGCCCAATCGCACTCCCATCGTCAAACGTCATTCTATTTTTCACGACTACCGCGACGAAATGATGGAGCTGTTGCGACAGCACGGGAAAGAAGCTTTAGCAGTAGTTTAG